From Anaerolineales bacterium, one genomic window encodes:
- a CDS encoding response regulator yields MARILIVDDEPDTVRILCLALQVLGHQAQGVCSGAQALEALAASLPDAVLLDIMMPEMDGFETLRRIRGMPSVNGLPVLFVTASAEADLGLRGAAAGAQGVLHKPVDLHTLGSWIDGLRSQLPISEGTLRAAS; encoded by the coding sequence ATGGCACGAATCCTGATCGTCGACGACGAGCCCGATACGGTGCGCATCCTCTGCCTGGCGCTGCAGGTGCTTGGCCACCAGGCGCAGGGCGTGTGCAGCGGAGCTCAGGCCCTCGAAGCGTTGGCGGCATCGTTGCCAGACGCGGTTCTCCTGGACATCATGATGCCCGAGATGGATGGCTTCGAGACCCTGCGGCGAATCCGAGGCATGCCCTCGGTCAACGGACTGCCGGTGTTGTTTGTGACGGCCAGTGCTGAGGCCGATCTGGGACTACGCGGCGCCGCGGCTGGCGCGCAGGGCGTGTTGCATAAGCCGGTCGATCTCCACACCCTCGGATCGTGGATCGACGGCCTTCGCTCTCAGCTCCCTATCTCCGAGGGTACCCTTCGGGCCGCCTCCTAA
- a CDS encoding DUF4118 domain-containing protein, translating into MRTLHPESFLRMFFSLLAVAATTGLLVLAQPWLSTPSVALLYLLPVGVSTALWGLPSGIAAAVAAFLTFNFVVLHPYFTLRTPSSRDT; encoded by the coding sequence ATGCGCACCTTACACCCAGAGTCCTTCCTGCGGATGTTCTTCTCGCTGCTCGCCGTCGCCGCCACGACCGGGCTGCTGGTTCTCGCCCAGCCTTGGCTGAGCACGCCGAGCGTCGCCCTGCTCTACTTGCTGCCGGTCGGCGTCAGCACGGCGCTATGGGGTCTTCCTTCGGGGATCGCGGCGGCGGTGGCGGCTTTCCTGACGTTCAACTTCGTGGTCCTGCACCCCTACTTCACTCTGCGTACTCCGTCCTCAAGAGACACTTGA